One Kribbella sp. NBC_00662 genomic region harbors:
- the guaA gene encoding glutamine-hydrolyzing GMP synthase, with the protein MAEHELVLVVDFGAQYAQLIARRVREAKVYSEIVPHSMPVEEMLAREPKAIILSGGPQSVYAEGAPRVETALFEAGVPAFGICYGFQAMAQTLGGDVRRTGLREFGRTPVTVSEPGTLLADIPEDLNVWMSHGDAVHAPPAGFAVLAASEGAPVAAFEDLDRRLAGVQWHPEVLHSQAGQAVLEHFLYQIAGCKGDWTTTNVVDEQVELIRQQVGDKQVLCALSGGVDSAVAAALVHKAIGDQLTCVYVDHGLQRAGESEQIEKDFVAAIGIRLEAIDAEEQFLSALAGVTDPEQKRKIVGREFIRTFEATARKVDAERHIEFLVQGTLYPDVVESGGGTGAANIKSHHNVGGLPDDLQFSLIEPLRTLFKDEVRELGLALGLPETMVYRHPFPGPGLSIRIIGEVTRERLDILRAADLIARTELTAAGLDRDIWQFPVVLLADVRSVGVQGDGRTYGHPVVLRPVTSEDAMTADWARLPYDVIERISTRITNEVDEINRVTLDVTSKPPGTIEWE; encoded by the coding sequence GTGGCAGAGCATGAGTTGGTCCTGGTCGTCGACTTCGGAGCGCAGTACGCGCAGTTGATCGCGCGCCGCGTGCGCGAGGCGAAGGTGTACTCCGAGATCGTGCCGCACTCGATGCCGGTCGAGGAGATGCTGGCGCGCGAGCCGAAGGCGATCATCCTGTCCGGCGGTCCGCAGTCGGTGTACGCCGAGGGCGCCCCGCGGGTCGAGACCGCGCTGTTCGAGGCCGGCGTGCCGGCGTTCGGGATCTGCTACGGCTTCCAGGCCATGGCGCAGACGCTCGGCGGCGACGTACGGCGGACCGGACTGCGCGAGTTCGGCCGCACCCCGGTCACCGTCAGCGAGCCGGGCACGCTCCTCGCGGACATCCCCGAGGACCTCAACGTGTGGATGTCGCACGGCGACGCAGTACACGCGCCGCCCGCAGGTTTCGCCGTCCTGGCCGCGTCCGAGGGTGCGCCGGTCGCGGCGTTCGAGGACCTGGACCGGCGGCTCGCCGGCGTGCAGTGGCACCCGGAGGTCCTGCACTCGCAGGCCGGGCAGGCCGTGCTCGAGCACTTCCTCTACCAGATCGCCGGCTGCAAGGGTGACTGGACGACCACCAATGTCGTCGACGAGCAGGTCGAGCTGATCCGGCAGCAGGTCGGCGACAAGCAGGTGCTGTGCGCGCTGTCCGGCGGCGTCGACTCCGCGGTCGCGGCAGCCCTGGTGCACAAGGCGATCGGCGACCAGCTGACCTGCGTGTACGTCGACCACGGTCTGCAGCGGGCCGGTGAGTCGGAGCAGATCGAGAAGGACTTCGTCGCGGCGATCGGGATCCGGCTCGAGGCGATCGACGCCGAGGAGCAGTTCCTGTCCGCGCTCGCCGGCGTCACCGACCCGGAGCAGAAGCGGAAGATCGTCGGCCGGGAGTTCATCCGGACCTTCGAGGCGACCGCACGCAAGGTGGACGCCGAGCGGCACATCGAGTTCCTGGTCCAGGGCACGCTGTACCCGGACGTCGTCGAGTCCGGCGGCGGCACCGGCGCGGCGAACATCAAGTCGCACCACAACGTCGGCGGCCTGCCGGACGACCTGCAGTTCAGCCTGATCGAGCCGTTGCGGACGCTGTTCAAGGACGAGGTCCGCGAGCTCGGCCTGGCGCTCGGTCTGCCGGAGACCATGGTCTACCGGCACCCGTTCCCAGGCCCCGGCCTGAGCATCCGGATCATCGGCGAGGTCACCCGTGAGCGGCTCGACATCCTCCGCGCGGCCGACCTGATCGCCCGCACCGAGCTGACCGCGGCCGGCCTCGACCGCGACATCTGGCAGTTCCCGGTGGTCCTACTGGCCGACGTACGGTCGGTCGGCGTCCAGGGCGACGGCCGCACGTACGGGCATCCCGTCGTACTGCGGCCCGTCACCAGCGAGGACGCGATGACCGCCGACTGGGCCCGCCTGCCGTACGACGTGATCGAGCGCATCTCGACCCGCATCACCAACGAGGTCGACGAGATCAACCGGGTGACCCTCGACGTGACGAGCAAGCCCCCGGGCACCATCGAGTGGGAGTAA
- the bioD gene encoding dethiobiotin synthase encodes MITLITGTDTGVGKTITTAALAVRAAGTVAVVKPAQTGVGPDEPGDLDDVHRLTGLTKLHEGIRLRDPLAPTTAARREGVALPPVAAHAKAIDQLTLTNDTVFVEGAGGILVGLDAEGNNLADLAGQLTTPFGFVVVARAGLGTLNHTGLTVEALRSRGLPIEGLVIGSWPEHPDLAEECNLADLPAVTGVPVIGRIPAGAGALDQEAFKAAVPSWFE; translated from the coding sequence ATGATCACGCTCATCACGGGGACGGACACCGGGGTCGGTAAGACGATCACGACCGCCGCCCTCGCGGTCCGCGCGGCCGGGACGGTTGCTGTCGTCAAGCCGGCTCAGACCGGGGTCGGGCCGGACGAGCCGGGGGACCTCGACGACGTACACCGGCTGACCGGGCTGACGAAGCTGCACGAGGGCATTCGCCTGCGCGATCCGTTGGCGCCAACGACCGCCGCGCGCCGGGAGGGGGTTGCGTTGCCCCCGGTTGCTGCGCACGCCAAGGCGATCGACCAGTTGACGCTGACGAACGACACCGTGTTCGTCGAGGGTGCGGGTGGGATCCTGGTCGGGCTGGATGCTGAGGGCAACAACCTTGCGGATCTTGCCGGTCAGCTGACGACACCGTTCGGTTTCGTGGTGGTGGCGCGGGCGGGCCTCGGAACGCTGAACCACACCGGGCTGACGGTCGAGGCGCTGCGGTCGCGCGGCCTGCCGATCGAGGGACTGGTGATCGGCTCGTGGCCGGAGCATCCGGATCTCGCCGAGGAGTGCAATCTCGCGGATCTGCCGGCGGTGACAGGTGTGCCGGTGATCGGTCGGATTCCGGCTGGTGCGGGGGCGCTCGATCAGGAGGCGTTCAAGGCCGCGGTGCCGAGCTGGTTCGAGTGA